From a single Nocardioides panacis genomic region:
- a CDS encoding AfsR/SARP family transcriptional regulator, with product MLQIDLFGTTKVHLVAGGPRDVDVCGVKPRQILEMLATRLGSPVTKDVLAEGLWAGRPPASYVASVESYVCVLRRSLAAVPGRPLVTTHGAYLLDPRLVRVDLVEARAGLAALESMSGRSLVEAAARALDAVAGELLAEEPFADWAAEVRRRLDQLVDRAVTPAAETALAAGDPVRACRLARAVLDRNPLSEPACRVLMSAQCAVGAPALALGAFADLRRVMVEELGVEPSGATRDLYLSVLDRSAPSVTRDRDRREVGALVRLLRQALDAGADPDPASRSWLAELGLTLAAPSA from the coding sequence ATGCTGCAGATCGACCTGTTCGGCACCACCAAGGTGCACCTCGTCGCCGGGGGACCACGCGACGTCGACGTCTGCGGCGTGAAGCCGCGCCAGATCCTGGAGATGCTCGCGACCCGGCTGGGCAGCCCGGTGACCAAGGACGTCCTGGCCGAAGGCCTGTGGGCCGGCCGGCCGCCCGCGTCGTACGTCGCCTCGGTGGAGAGCTACGTCTGCGTGCTCCGGCGCAGCCTCGCCGCCGTCCCGGGACGTCCGCTGGTGACCACGCACGGCGCCTACCTGCTGGACCCGCGGCTCGTGCGCGTGGACCTGGTGGAGGCACGTGCGGGGCTGGCGGCCCTCGAGTCGATGTCGGGCCGCTCCCTCGTGGAGGCGGCGGCCCGGGCGCTCGACGCCGTCGCGGGGGAGCTGCTGGCGGAGGAGCCCTTCGCGGACTGGGCCGCGGAGGTCCGCCGTCGGCTCGACCAGCTCGTCGACCGGGCGGTGACGCCTGCGGCCGAGACCGCGCTGGCCGCCGGCGACCCGGTGCGGGCCTGTCGGCTGGCCCGGGCCGTGCTGGACCGCAACCCGCTCTCCGAGCCGGCCTGCCGGGTGCTGATGTCCGCCCAGTGCGCGGTCGGGGCGCCGGCGCTCGCCCTGGGTGCCTTCGCCGACCTGCGCCGGGTGATGGTGGAGGAGCTGGGGGTGGAGCCGTCCGGTGCCACCCGCGACCTGTACCTCTCCGTGCTGGACCGGTCCGCACCGTCGGTCACCCGCGACCGGGACCGCCGCGAGGTCGGGGCGCTGGTCCGGCTGCTGCGGCAGGCGCTCGACGCCGGAGCCGATCCCGACCCCGCCTCGCGGTCCTGGCTGGCCGAGCTGGGACTGACCCTCGCCGCCCCGTCCGCCTGA